In Halanaeroarchaeum sp. HSR-CO, one DNA window encodes the following:
- a CDS encoding SHOCT domain-containing protein: MSAAQIGTLVFLALAGLPVLAVRTVAAYGSPGMPGGGGYGMTGGTMFGGFLWPLLLIGGVLALLYWAGDRGGADHHGDDRTDSAMETLRQRYARGELTEEEFEERRRRLER, encoded by the coding sequence ATGAGCGCAGCCCAGATCGGAACGCTCGTCTTCCTCGCACTCGCGGGACTCCCCGTCCTCGCCGTCAGAACGGTGGCCGCCTACGGTAGCCCCGGCATGCCGGGTGGCGGGGGATACGGCATGACTGGAGGCACAATGTTCGGCGGGTTCCTCTGGCCGCTACTCCTGATCGGGGGCGTCCTCGCCCTGCTCTACTGGGCCGGCGATCGCGGTGGCGCGGACCACCACGGCGACGATCGCACGGATTCCGCGATGGAGACGCTCCGGCAGCGGTACGCCCGTGGCGAACTGACCGAAGAAGAGTTCGAAGAGCGCCGGCGTCGGCTGGAACGCTGA